The Deinococcus depolymerans genome includes a region encoding these proteins:
- a CDS encoding VOC family protein — translation MTDNQSLVPVTGWAALVPELMVSDLPHSLGVYTRMFGFTLNYTRPGFAYLSLGRAQWMLEQAHAEGAWLTGPLERPYGRGIKFQIVHPDLDALHARLTGEAYPLFQPLRTETYMEGDTPHTQRQLLVQDPDGYLLRFTD, via the coding sequence ATGACCGACAACCAATCCCTGGTGCCCGTAACCGGGTGGGCCGCGCTCGTGCCCGAGCTGATGGTGAGCGACCTGCCGCACAGTCTCGGCGTGTACACCCGCATGTTCGGCTTCACACTGAACTACACGCGGCCCGGGTTCGCGTACCTGAGCCTGGGCCGCGCGCAGTGGATGCTGGAGCAGGCGCACGCGGAGGGAGCGTGGCTGACGGGGCCGCTGGAACGTCCCTACGGGCGCGGCATCAAATTCCAGATCGTTCACCCGGACCTGGACGCCCTGCACGCCCGCCTGACCGGGGAAGCCTACCCGCTGTTCCAGCCGTTACGCACCGAGACGTACATGGAGGGCGACACGCCGCACACGCAACGGCAACTGCTGGTACAGGACCCGGACGGGTACCTGCTGCGCTTCACGGACTGA